From Algoriphagus sp. NG3, the proteins below share one genomic window:
- a CDS encoding CoA transferase subunit A, which produces MINKTVKNAYDAVADIPSDSMLMMGGFGLSGIPENCISALLKRPISGLTIVSNNAGVDDFGIGLLLKKRMVKKMISSYVGENAEFERQLLSGELEVDLVPQGTLAERVRAGGAGIPAFFTPAGVGTEVAEGKELREFDGKMYLMESWLKADFSIVKAWKGDTAGNLIFKGTARNFNPMMAAAGKICIAEVEELVPAGELHPNEIHTPGIYVQRIFQGENYEKRIEQRTVSR; this is translated from the coding sequence ATGATCAACAAAACTGTAAAAAATGCCTATGATGCAGTAGCGGACATTCCCAGCGACAGCATGCTGATGATGGGAGGATTTGGTCTGTCAGGCATTCCTGAAAACTGCATTTCAGCCCTTCTCAAAAGACCTATCTCAGGCTTGACCATCGTGTCAAACAATGCCGGAGTGGATGACTTTGGAATAGGACTTCTTCTCAAAAAGCGCATGGTCAAAAAGATGATATCGAGCTATGTGGGTGAAAATGCGGAGTTTGAGCGACAGCTACTCAGCGGGGAACTGGAAGTGGATCTGGTTCCTCAAGGCACCCTCGCTGAGCGGGTGCGGGCTGGAGGTGCTGGTATTCCAGCATTTTTTACTCCCGCCGGTGTAGGAACTGAGGTAGCTGAAGGTAAAGAATTACGTGAATTTGACGGGAAAATGTACTTGATGGAATCTTGGCTCAAAGCGGATTTTTCTATCGTCAAAGCCTGGAAAGGTGATACAGCAGGTAACTTGATATTCAAAGGTACCGCCAGGAATTTCAACCCTATGATGGCAGCTGCGGGGAAGATCTGCATAGCTGAAGTAGAGGAACTGGTACCGGCAGGCGAGCTTCATCCAAATGAGATCCACACACCTGGAATCTATGTACAGCGGATATTTCAGGGTGAAAATTACGAGAAGAGAATAGAGCAGCGAACAGTATCCAGATAA
- a CDS encoding bifunctional riboflavin kinase/FAD synthetase codes for MKIYEGLADFPRLSNAVVTSGTFDGVHLGHQKILHRIRELARSINGETVLITFWPHPRLVLYPDEHNLRLLSTFEEKAKHLRQLGIDHLITIPFTKEFSQLSSKEFIETVLVDTIQTKKLVIGYDHRFGKNREGSFEYLKSHHEEYGFELEEISRQDVEDIGVSSTKIRHSLETGDIFTAINCLGRPYELNGLVIKGQQIGRSIGFPTANIHIPNDYKLIPKDGVYAVEAMVNGALYKAMLNIGNRPTVNGTQKTVEANLFDFQGDLYDKQITIYFKAFLREERKFDGLEALKNQLFIDQKNAKNLL; via the coding sequence ATGAAAATCTATGAAGGCTTAGCTGATTTTCCCAGACTCTCCAATGCTGTAGTTACGAGTGGGACTTTTGATGGAGTGCATTTAGGACATCAGAAAATTCTTCATCGCATACGGGAATTGGCCCGCTCGATCAATGGGGAAACTGTATTGATCACTTTTTGGCCTCACCCGCGCTTGGTTCTTTACCCCGATGAACATAATCTCAGGCTATTGAGCACTTTTGAGGAAAAGGCCAAACACCTACGTCAGTTGGGAATAGATCATCTGATCACTATCCCCTTCACCAAGGAATTTTCCCAACTCAGTTCTAAGGAATTTATAGAAACAGTTTTGGTGGATACCATCCAAACAAAGAAATTGGTCATAGGCTATGACCACCGATTTGGCAAAAACCGTGAAGGAAGTTTTGAATACCTGAAGTCTCATCATGAGGAGTATGGTTTTGAGCTGGAAGAAATATCGAGGCAGGATGTAGAGGATATAGGTGTTTCCAGTACAAAAATCCGCCATTCATTGGAAACGGGTGATATTTTTACCGCAATCAATTGTCTGGGCAGGCCGTATGAATTGAACGGGCTGGTAATAAAAGGGCAGCAGATCGGGAGATCCATAGGTTTTCCTACTGCCAACATCCACATTCCCAATGATTATAAACTAATACCCAAAGATGGCGTTTATGCAGTAGAGGCTATGGTAAACGGAGCCCTGTACAAAGCCATGCTGAATATAGGAAACCGGCCAACTGTCAACGGTACGCAAAAAACAGTCGAGGCGAATTTATTTGATTTCCAAGGAGATCTTTACGATAAGCAGATCACGATCTACTTCAAGGCCTTTCTTAGAGAGGAACGAAAATTCGATGGACTGGAAGCATTGAAGAACCAACTTTTCATAGATCAGAAAAATGCCAAGAACTTGCTATAA
- a CDS encoding undecaprenyl-diphosphate phosphatase — MEIIDAIILGIIQGLTEFLPVSSSGHLELGKAILGEHKMPAEGLMFTVVVHFATALSTIVVFRKDIGEILSGLFKFQWNEETQFVTKIVLSMIPAAIVGLVFEEQLETLFGGQIVFVGCMLILTAVLLYLADRAKFTNQPVTFWQAIIVGVAQAIAILPGISRSGATISTSVLLGIDKGKAARFSFLMVVPLILGKIAKDILGGDLSMETEGVGYLSAGFLAAFIAGIIACTWMIKLVKNSKLSYFSIYCLIVGIIAIVAGLYL, encoded by the coding sequence GTGGAAATAATTGATGCAATTATCCTTGGAATCATCCAAGGATTGACGGAGTTTTTGCCGGTATCCTCAAGTGGGCATTTGGAATTGGGAAAAGCAATCTTGGGAGAACATAAAATGCCTGCTGAAGGATTGATGTTCACCGTAGTTGTACATTTTGCTACTGCTCTCAGTACTATAGTGGTATTCCGAAAAGACATAGGAGAAATTCTCAGTGGTTTGTTCAAATTTCAATGGAATGAAGAAACTCAATTTGTCACCAAAATCGTGCTTTCTATGATTCCCGCAGCGATTGTAGGATTAGTGTTTGAGGAACAGCTTGAGACTTTATTTGGAGGACAGATCGTATTTGTAGGATGCATGCTCATCCTCACGGCAGTGTTGCTCTATCTGGCTGATAGAGCCAAATTTACTAATCAACCCGTAACGTTTTGGCAAGCAATAATTGTGGGGGTGGCACAGGCTATCGCTATTCTACCTGGGATTTCCCGTTCTGGAGCCACCATTTCTACTTCTGTCCTACTGGGTATAGATAAAGGAAAAGCTGCCAGGTTCTCGTTTCTGATGGTTGTGCCCTTGATTTTGGGCAAGATTGCCAAAGATATATTAGGCGGTGATCTGTCTATGGAAACTGAGGGAGTTGGATACCTTAGCGCAGGATTTTTGGCTGCTTTTATAGCTGGAATCATTGCATGTACCTGGATGATCAAGTTGGTGAAAAACAGTAAGCTCAGTTATTTTTCTATTTACTGTCTTATTGTAGGTATCATAGCTATAGTAGCTGGTTTATATTTATAA
- a CDS encoding DUF3098 domain-containing protein, whose protein sequence is MSKSSFPFSRKNYKLMFIGIGLIILGFILISLDGEPHGNGVLGLTIGPIVTLAGFIFEFYAIFAKTESN, encoded by the coding sequence ATGAGCAAATCTTCTTTTCCTTTTTCCCGCAAAAATTACAAACTGATGTTTATAGGCATAGGCCTTATCATTTTGGGGTTCATCCTTATCAGCTTAGATGGAGAACCCCATGGTAATGGGGTGTTAGGGTTGACTATCGGTCCAATAGTGACATTGGCGGGTTTTATTTTTGAATTTTACGCGATTTTCGCAAAAACAGAAAGTAACTAA
- the gldC gene encoding gliding motility protein GldC, with translation MKNSEIKFQVDLDENSFPKTIKWDASDKESKGLEDTKSISLNVWDNLNHSTLRIDLWTEEMSVVEMKRFYIDILGGMAQTILNSTADEYMSEEIKDLCDRLVKHVNEENKNG, from the coding sequence ATGAAAAACTCAGAGATTAAATTCCAAGTCGATTTGGATGAAAACAGTTTCCCAAAAACAATCAAATGGGATGCTTCAGATAAAGAAAGTAAAGGCTTGGAAGACACCAAAAGTATAAGCCTCAATGTCTGGGACAATTTGAACCACAGCACGCTTAGGATTGACTTATGGACAGAGGAAATGTCTGTAGTGGAGATGAAGCGTTTTTATATAGATATTTTAGGTGGAATGGCTCAGACTATCTTGAACAGCACGGCTGATGAATACATGTCAGAAGAAATCAAAGATCTCTGTGACAGGCTCGTAAAACATGTAAATGAAGAAAACAAAAACGGATAA
- a CDS encoding 3-oxoacid CoA-transferase subunit B has protein sequence MLTKEQIAQRISREVKNGQYINLGIGIPTLVANYIPENLDVVLQSENGLLGIGPFPTEEEIDPDLINAGKQTVTMAKGSALFNSAESFAMIRGGHVHLTILGAMEVSENGDIANWKIPGKMVKGMGGAMDLVASAENIIVAMQHCSRSGESKLLPECSLPITGIRCVKKIVTDLAMLEIASEGGFVLKERAPGVSVEEIMEKTAGKLIVNGEIPEMIL, from the coding sequence ATGCTTACAAAAGAACAGATAGCCCAGCGGATCTCCAGAGAGGTAAAAAACGGGCAATATATTAACTTGGGGATAGGTATTCCCACTTTAGTAGCTAACTATATCCCTGAAAATCTGGATGTAGTACTTCAGTCTGAAAATGGATTACTCGGGATCGGCCCCTTCCCTACTGAGGAAGAAATCGATCCTGATCTTATCAATGCAGGCAAGCAGACAGTGACCATGGCAAAAGGCTCCGCTCTTTTCAATTCTGCGGAATCCTTTGCTATGATACGCGGTGGGCATGTACACCTTACTATTTTAGGCGCTATGGAGGTTTCAGAAAACGGGGATATTGCCAATTGGAAAATTCCCGGCAAAATGGTCAAAGGCATGGGTGGGGCCATGGATTTGGTGGCTTCGGCGGAGAATATCATAGTAGCTATGCAGCATTGCTCCCGTTCGGGGGAATCCAAATTGCTTCCTGAATGCTCACTGCCCATCACAGGAATTCGCTGTGTGAAAAAAATTGTCACCGACTTGGCTATGCTGGAAATTGCATCAGAAGGAGGATTTGTTCTGAAAGAAAGGGCTCCTGGTGTCTCAGTAGAAGAAATCATGGAAAAAACTGCAGGAAAACTCATCGTCAACGGTGAAATACCTGAAATGATTTTGTAA
- the truB gene encoding tRNA pseudouridine(55) synthase TruB — MQEPYGEVFLINKPLEWTSFDVVKKVRNALKIKKVGHAGTLDPLATGLLIVCAGKMTKQIDTFMGQEKEYTGTFVIGATTDSFDLEQPVIPVSDPSSVTLDQVKMAVTELTGDILQIPPMHSAIKIDGKRVYESARKGKEVKMNPRPVTVSEFEITSFESPVVEFRIVCSKGTYIRSLARDLGEKLSVGAYMSSLCRTRIGDFKLSEAHELGLLVEEIKSRTNENL; from the coding sequence ATGCAAGAACCCTACGGAGAAGTATTTCTGATCAACAAACCTCTGGAATGGACATCTTTTGATGTGGTTAAAAAGGTTCGCAATGCCCTTAAAATCAAAAAGGTAGGGCACGCAGGAACTCTGGATCCACTGGCCACAGGTCTGCTTATCGTCTGTGCCGGCAAAATGACCAAACAGATCGATACTTTTATGGGTCAGGAAAAGGAATACACAGGAACATTTGTAATCGGGGCTACTACCGATTCCTTTGATCTGGAGCAGCCGGTGATACCTGTGTCCGACCCTTCTTCTGTAACCCTTGATCAGGTAAAAATGGCAGTAACGGAGCTTACCGGGGATATTTTGCAGATACCTCCTATGCACTCAGCGATCAAAATAGATGGCAAGCGTGTATATGAATCTGCCAGAAAAGGCAAAGAGGTCAAAATGAATCCCCGTCCGGTGACTGTAAGTGAATTTGAAATCACTAGTTTTGAAAGTCCAGTAGTAGAATTCAGGATAGTATGCTCTAAAGGCACGTATATCCGCAGCCTTGCCAGAGATCTAGGGGAAAAATTGTCAGTGGGAGCATATATGAGTTCCTTATGCAGAACCAGAATTGGTGATTTCAAGCTTTCAGAGGCTCACGAACTTGGATTGCTAGTAGAAGAAATCAAATCAAGAACGAATGAAAATCTATGA